The window CGGCCCGCTGGGCTCGGCCTACCTGCGCCGCAAGTACGAGGGGCCCATGCTCTGCGTGGCGGGCGGAACGGGCCTGGCGCCCATCCTGTCCATCGTGCGCGGCGCGCTGGAATCGGGCATGGACAACTCCATCCACGTCTATGCTGGCGCGCGCTCGGCGCGCGACGTGTACGGCCTGCAGTGGCTGGCACAGCTGCAGCAGCGCCATCCGCACCTGCAGGTGCATGTGGTGGTGGCTGCGGCCGACGCGCCCCCCGGTCAGCGCACGGGCTTGGTCACCGATGCCATCGCGCGCGACTGGCCGCGCCTGGACGGCTGGCGCGCCTACCTGTGCGGATCCCCGCCCATGGTGGAGGCGGCTTCGCTGCTGGCGCGCCAGCGCGGCATCGCGCCGGAGCACCTGTACGCAGACGCGTTCTATGCGAGCACCCCCTGAGCGACTGCGCGGTGGAGCGGCATTGCTGCGGCCTCTTGACGCCCACACGCGTGCAACGAACAACCAGCCCAAGGAGACAATGACATGAGTGCACCCCATCCCATCTTTCCGTTGCGCCCCGTCTGGGAGGGCCCCGGCACCCACCGCGTACCGTTCGCGGCTTATACCAATGAAGAGCTGTACCGCCGCGAGCTCGAGCGGTTTTTCTACCGCAGCCACTGGTGCTATGTGGGCCTGGAGGCCGAGGTGCCGAATCCCGGCGACTTCAAGCGCACGGCGATCGGCGAGCGCTCGGTGATCCTGGTGCGCGGCGAGGACATGCAACTGCATGTGGTGGAGAACGTGTGCGCGCACCGCGGCATGCGCTTTTGCCGCGAGCGCCATGGCAACCGCAAGGAGTTCGTCTGCCCCTACCACCAGTGGAACTACCGACTGGACGGCGCACTGCAGGGCGTGCCCTTTCGGCGAGGCGTCAAGCAGGACGGCAAGGTGCACGGCGGCATGCCGGCGGACTTCCAGCTGGAGGAGCACAGCCTCACGCGGCTCAAGGTGGCTACGCGCGGCGGTGTGGTGTTTGCCTCGTTCGACCACGATGTCGAGTCGCTGGAGGACTTCATGGGCCCGGTGATCCTGGGCTATTTCGACCGGATGTTCAACGGCCGCCAGCTCAAGATCCTGGGCTACAACCGCCAGCGCATCCCGGGCAACTGGAAGCTGATGCAGGAGAACATCAAGGACCCGTACCACCCTGGCCTGCTGCACACCTGGTTTGTCACCTTCGGCCTCTGGCGGGCCGACAACAAGTCCGAGCTGAAGATGGATGCGCGGCATCGTCATGCGGCCATGGTCTCCACGCGCGGCGAGGCGAAAAAACAGTCTGACGTATCCAATGTCTCCAGCTTCAAGGCCGGCATGCAGCTGGAAGACCCGCGCTTCCTCGACATCGTGCCCGAGCCCTGGTGGGGCGGCCCCACGGCGGTGATGACCACGCTGTTCCCCAGCGTGATCCTGCAGCAGCAGGTCAACAGCGTCTCCACCCGCCACATCCAGCCCGTGGGCCACGATGCCTTCGACTTCGTGTGGACGCATTTCGGCTACGAGGGCGACACCGACGAGATGACCGAGCGCCGTCTGCGCCAGGCCAACCTGTTTGGCCCCGCTGGCTTCGTCTCGGCCGACGATGGCGAGGTGATCGAGTTCTCGCAGCAAGGCTTCGAGCAAAAGCCCTTCCACCGCGCGCTGGTGGAGCTGGGCGGCCACGAGGTGGGTGATACCGACCACATGGTCACCGAGACGCTGATCCGTGGCATGTACGAGTACTGGCGCGGCGTGATGGAGAAGGAGGACTGACGCCATGGATACCCACGACACCCCCATCGCATTCGCCGACTACTTCGCGGTGCAGCAGCTCTATGCCGAATACGCCGCTGCGCTCGATGCCGCACGGTGGGACCGCTGGCCGGGCTTCTTTACCGACGATTGCGTCTACCGCCTGCAGCCGCGCGAGAACCACGAGCGCGGCCTGCCGCTGGCCACGCTGTCGTTCGACAGCCAG of the Acidovorax sp. 107 genome contains:
- a CDS encoding aromatic ring-hydroxylating dioxygenase subunit alpha, with protein sequence MSAPHPIFPLRPVWEGPGTHRVPFAAYTNEELYRRELERFFYRSHWCYVGLEAEVPNPGDFKRTAIGERSVILVRGEDMQLHVVENVCAHRGMRFCRERHGNRKEFVCPYHQWNYRLDGALQGVPFRRGVKQDGKVHGGMPADFQLEEHSLTRLKVATRGGVVFASFDHDVESLEDFMGPVILGYFDRMFNGRQLKILGYNRQRIPGNWKLMQENIKDPYHPGLLHTWFVTFGLWRADNKSELKMDARHRHAAMVSTRGEAKKQSDVSNVSSFKAGMQLEDPRFLDIVPEPWWGGPTAVMTTLFPSVILQQQVNSVSTRHIQPVGHDAFDFVWTHFGYEGDTDEMTERRLRQANLFGPAGFVSADDGEVIEFSQQGFEQKPFHRALVELGGHEVGDTDHMVTETLIRGMYEYWRGVMEKED